The following coding sequences lie in one Enterococcus sp. 9E7_DIV0242 genomic window:
- a CDS encoding helix-turn-helix transcriptional regulator, producing MKKTSRLSQYREAKRISQSEMAEKMGVTQQCISSWQTGRTIPKPHQMKLLSGILEVPIDELFYEEFNKV from the coding sequence ATGAAGAAGACTAGTAGGCTTAGTCAGTATAGGGAAGCGAAAAGGATTTCTCAAAGTGAGATGGCTGAAAAGATGGGTGTAACACAACAGTGTATCAGCTCTTGGCAAACTGGACGGACAATTCCAAAGCCTCATCAAATGAAGCTATTGTCCGGTATTTTAGAAGTACCAATAGATGAGCTTTTCTATGAGGAATTTAACAAAGTATAA
- a CDS encoding helix-turn-helix transcriptional regulator — MKQKQYAKTIRERRRALGWTQKQLAKRIHSTQQAITRWETSVTEPSLESLTALSKALGTPVSHFLDKDVVESEEEFLALYRSLNAEDTQRTISYMKLLKKQEIERTTFKP; from the coding sequence ATGAAACAAAAGCAATATGCTAAAACGATTAGGGAGAGACGGCGTGCTTTAGGTTGGACGCAGAAGCAGCTAGCTAAGAGAATTCATTCAACACAACAGGCAATTACACGATGGGAGACCTCTGTAACTGAACCTAGTTTAGAAAGCCTCACAGCCCTCTCAAAAGCTCTAGGAACCCCTGTTAGCCACTTTTTGGATAAAGATGTAGTTGAATCCGAAGAAGAATTTCTTGCCCTCTACCGCTCTTTAAATGCCGAAGATACACAACGAACTATTAGCTATATGAAACTTCTAAAAAAGCAAGAAATTGAAAGAACAACTTTTAAGCCATAA
- a CDS encoding ATP-binding protein: MNTEDLSIEILELIELGTEGDYWDFKQQWYSKNIDLLHDIICMANSPANRDAYIIIGVKDETNEIAGVRNDEKRKNQQQVIDLIRKKPKWAGGNIPEIYVKTVSIFDENVDVIIIKQSDNTPFYLLEDYKYKEQGILYKGNIYTRKGDTNTPKTDTANLYDTEILWKRRFGLLYNPSQRAKNYLIDLENWERVDGESDKSGITRFFFYYKQNPDYTVHFTNTEIEEDEEFTPPKDINDESLGDPFYYLYAFCNTSCHTDFHSDEKATLYYRDVPLFSSLIESIDKGRTKVIPPEFWIKPYFIKSSFRYLLFEFVISYWSGNYSNEAKQMFLRVIPLFKDDTECAEFMQFVEERGFTENRLLRQSMHGEALKRFDNTIVEKYELYGDPSGTEYISSKLRDNPELVVNFSSPTNPNFDEITRKLKIGKMLVDWLDEWRNFKE; encoded by the coding sequence ATGAATACAGAAGATTTAAGTATCGAAATTTTAGAATTAATTGAGCTTGGGACAGAAGGTGATTATTGGGATTTTAAACAGCAATGGTATTCTAAAAATATTGATTTGTTACATGACATTATATGTATGGCTAACAGCCCGGCTAATAGAGATGCGTATATTATAATCGGAGTCAAAGATGAAACGAATGAAATTGCCGGAGTTCGTAATGACGAGAAACGAAAGAATCAACAACAAGTTATTGATTTAATTCGCAAAAAACCAAAATGGGCTGGAGGGAATATTCCGGAAATATATGTCAAGACTGTTTCTATTTTTGATGAAAATGTTGATGTTATAATCATCAAACAAAGTGATAATACCCCGTTTTATTTACTAGAGGATTATAAATATAAAGAACAAGGTATACTCTATAAAGGGAATATCTATACTCGTAAAGGTGATACAAATACACCTAAAACCGACACAGCTAATTTGTACGATACTGAAATATTGTGGAAACGAAGATTTGGATTACTATATAATCCATCACAGAGAGCAAAAAACTATCTAATAGATTTAGAAAATTGGGAGAGAGTGGACGGTGAATCAGATAAATCGGGAATCACCCGATTCTTCTTTTACTATAAACAAAATCCGGATTACACTGTACATTTTACTAATACAGAAATAGAAGAAGATGAGGAATTTACTCCACCCAAGGATATTAATGATGAATCACTAGGTGACCCTTTTTATTATTTGTACGCATTTTGTAATACAAGCTGCCATACAGACTTCCATTCAGATGAAAAAGCTACACTTTATTATAGGGATGTACCTCTATTTTCTAGTCTAATTGAGAGTATTGATAAGGGGAGAACAAAAGTAATTCCACCGGAGTTTTGGATAAAACCTTACTTTATAAAAAGCAGCTTTCGTTATCTTCTGTTTGAATTTGTAATTTCATATTGGAGCGGGAATTACTCGAATGAGGCTAAGCAGATGTTTTTACGTGTGATACCATTATTTAAAGATGACACTGAATGTGCAGAGTTTATGCAATTTGTTGAAGAGAGGGGATTCACAGAAAATAGACTATTGAGACAATCAATGCATGGTGAAGCATTGAAGCGATTTGATAATACAATCGTTGAAAAATATGAATTGTATGGAGACCCATCTGGAACGGAATATATTTCTTCTAAACTCCGAGATAATCCAGAGCTAGTCGTTAATTTTTCTAGTCCTACTAACCCAAACTTTGATGAAATTACAAGAAAACTTAAAATAGGTAAAATGCTGGTTGATTGGCTAGATGAGTGGCGTAATTTTAAAGAATAA
- the tnpA gene encoding IS200/IS605 family transposase, with protein MKKVNESLSHTVWKCKYHLVFAPKYRRQIIYGKYKTSIGEILRELCERKGVEIIEANACKDHVHMLVSIPPKLGISQFMGYLKGKSSLMIFDRHANLKYRYGNRKFWCRGYYVDTVGRNKKQIEEYIRNQLQEDFVADQLTLFEEVDPFTGKENRKK; from the coding sequence ATGAAAAAGGTTAACGAAAGTTTATCACACACTGTATGGAAATGTAAGTATCATTTGGTATTCGCACCAAAATACAGAAGGCAAATTATTTATGGAAAATACAAGACAAGTATAGGTGAAATACTCAGAGAACTATGTGAAAGAAAAGGTGTAGAAATCATTGAAGCAAATGCCTGTAAAGATCATGTTCATATGCTAGTGAGCATACCACCAAAATTGGGTATCTCTCAATTTATGGGCTATTTAAAAGGAAAAAGTAGCTTAATGATTTTCGACAGACATGCCAATTTAAAGTATCGCTATGGCAATCGAAAGTTTTGGTGTCGAGGATACTATGTGGATACGGTAGGGAGAAACAAGAAGCAGATAGAGGAATATATTCGTAATCAACTTCAAGAGGACTTCGTAGCAGATCAGTTAACTTTATTCGAAGAGGTTGATCCGTTTACAGGAAAAGAAAATCGGAAGAAATAG